One window of the Thermodesulfomicrobium sp. WS genome contains the following:
- the raiA gene encoding ribosome-associated translation inhibitor RaiA gives MNIVFNFKNFEPSDHLRKYARDRFQKLVKYIGDRGDTELQVNLEVEKYRHIAEVILLGKDIHLSAQEESNDMYATVDLVWDKLEAQMRKIRDKSKERRKNAPVRMDVLRLEQSEGNARTVVESSDHFDPKPMTVSEAALQLETTEDTFLVFLNAETERINVVYRRNSGGFGLIDPGI, from the coding sequence ATGAACATCGTTTTCAACTTCAAAAACTTCGAACCATCGGACCACTTGCGCAAATATGCCCGAGATCGATTCCAAAAGCTTGTCAAATATATCGGAGACCGGGGCGATACGGAACTTCAGGTCAATCTTGAAGTGGAAAAATACCGTCACATTGCTGAAGTCATCCTTCTGGGCAAAGACATCCATCTCTCTGCCCAAGAAGAAAGTAACGATATGTATGCCACGGTGGATTTGGTTTGGGACAAATTGGAAGCCCAGATGCGCAAGATCCGCGATAAGAGCAAAGAACGCCGCAAAAACGCACCGGTGCGCATGGATGTGCTCCGTTTGGAACAATCCGAGGGCAATGCACGCACGGTGGTGGAAAGCAGTGACCACTTCGATCCCAAACCCATGACTGTTTCGGAGGCTGCGCTCCAACTGGAAACAACAGAAGATACTTTCCTCGTCTTCCTCAACGCCGAAACCGAACGCATCAATGTGGTATACCGCAGAAATAGTGGTGGGTTCGGGCTCATCGATCCAGGCATCTAA
- a CDS encoding PTS sugar transporter subunit IIA translates to MQFSEFLHPDHILPELSARTKTEVLAELVKPVIAYFPSISLDAVVQILLERERLGSTAIGDGIAIPHGKVEGLDRMVVVVGRSTHGVDFDSVDHKPVHIIALVLAPMSGAGMHLKVLASLARLLRDAGFRQSFLSAPPSQLFALMTSFPLA, encoded by the coding sequence ATGCAATTTTCCGAATTTCTCCACCCAGATCATATCCTTCCTGAACTTTCGGCCAGGACCAAGACCGAGGTCCTGGCCGAACTCGTGAAACCGGTCATAGCGTATTTTCCAAGCATATCCCTGGATGCCGTGGTCCAAATTCTTTTGGAACGGGAACGGCTCGGGTCCACGGCCATCGGCGACGGCATCGCCATTCCCCACGGTAAAGTGGAGGGGCTCGACCGCATGGTCGTTGTCGTCGGCCGGAGCACCCACGGCGTGGATTTCGACAGCGTCGATCACAAACCGGTACACATCATTGCCCTGGTGCTCGCCCCCATGAGCGGAGCAGGAATGCACCTCAAGGTACTGGCATCCTTGGCGCGCCTCTTGCGGGATGCGGGCTTCCGTCAAAGTTTCCTCAGCGCCCCGCCTTCCCAGCTTTTTGCACTCATGACCTCCTTCCCGCTTGCCTGA
- the rapZ gene encoding RNase adapter RapZ — MTSPAATKPLVIVSGLSGSGKSTALNILEDMGLFCVDNLPAAMAPDLVDLFFRSSADAYAGLAVGMDLRQPTLAQQWQDILSQLHPAPTVLFLEASTPALLRRYATTRRPHPLGSATAGLEQAIETERALLATIREGAHLVIDTTQYSIHDLRRAIQSRWETLSAAPQGMRLHLITFGFKHAVPAEADTIVDVRFLPNPYFEPSLRPGTGQDPEVASYVLDTPAGQAFLPKFMDFLDTIIPLLEAEGRFRFTLALGCTGGRHRSVAVAERVAAHFRAQGRTVTVEHRHWTLP; from the coding sequence ATGACCTCTCCCGCAGCCACCAAACCCTTGGTCATCGTTTCCGGACTTTCTGGATCTGGAAAGAGCACAGCTCTCAACATCCTCGAGGATATGGGACTTTTTTGCGTGGACAACCTGCCGGCAGCCATGGCCCCCGATCTCGTGGATCTCTTTTTCCGCTCTTCCGCGGACGCCTATGCCGGGCTAGCCGTGGGCATGGATTTGCGGCAGCCTACCCTCGCCCAACAATGGCAGGACATCCTCAGCCAGCTGCATCCTGCCCCCACGGTGCTTTTTCTCGAAGCCTCTACGCCGGCATTGTTGCGGCGCTATGCCACCACGCGGCGCCCCCATCCGCTCGGCAGCGCCACTGCGGGTCTTGAGCAGGCCATTGAAACCGAACGCGCACTCCTTGCGACCATCCGCGAGGGCGCGCACCTGGTCATCGACACCACCCAGTATTCTATCCATGACCTGCGCCGTGCCATCCAAAGCCGCTGGGAAACGCTGAGCGCCGCGCCCCAAGGCATGCGGCTGCACCTCATCACCTTTGGCTTCAAACACGCCGTACCCGCGGAGGCGGATACCATTGTGGACGTACGCTTTCTGCCCAATCCCTACTTCGAGCCGTCCCTGCGGCCAGGCACCGGGCAGGACCCCGAGGTGGCCAGCTACGTACTCGACACCCCTGCCGGGCAAGCATTTCTTCCCAAGTTCATGGATTTTCTCGACACCATCATTCCACTCCTCGAGGCCGAAGGACGCTTTCGCTTCACCCTGGCACTGGGGTGCACTGGAGGACGGCATCGCTCGGTGGCAGTGGCGGAGCGCGTGGCCGCCCATTTCCGCGCCCAAGGCCGCACCGTCACTGTGGAGCACCGGCATTGGACATTGCCATAG
- a CDS encoding PTS sugar transporter subunit IIA encodes MIGVLLVTHGAFGEHLLDAAQTILGPQGGCAVVAVDDSRPMDAILEDIKNAVRHLDHGSGVLILTDMFGGTPSNLSLSLLLQGKVEVVSGVNLPLLLKALTSRSGALHQVALEAKSAGKQGILVAGEVLRRKVSE; translated from the coding sequence ATGATCGGTGTGCTGCTGGTCACCCATGGCGCCTTTGGCGAACATCTTCTCGATGCCGCCCAAACCATCCTCGGTCCTCAAGGAGGATGTGCCGTGGTGGCAGTAGATGACTCCCGCCCCATGGATGCAATCCTTGAAGACATCAAAAATGCTGTCCGCCACCTCGACCACGGCAGTGGAGTACTCATTCTCACGGACATGTTCGGCGGCACACCATCGAACCTCAGCCTGTCACTGCTGCTCCAGGGGAAAGTGGAAGTCGTCTCGGGAGTCAATCTGCCCCTGCTCCTCAAGGCGCTCACCAGCCGTTCGGGGGCATTGCACCAAGTGGCCTTGGAAGCAAAGTCCGCCGGCAAACAGGGGATCCTGGTGGCCGGCGAGGTCCTCCGGCGCAAGGTTTCAGAATAA
- a CDS encoding PTS sugar transporter subunit IIB has product MLWFRIDNRLVHGQVIEAWMPYVGASILVVANDDVTADPLRQEIMRLAIPHDVTFLCCRVAELASVLDGLRNQAADPHIMVLFASCADARLAYTSGCRIHSVNIGNLHDGPGKQQLCAHVCVSEEDRSCLIFLHNHGVELDFRCVPGKSVTVLL; this is encoded by the coding sequence ATGCTCTGGTTTCGTATCGATAACCGCCTGGTACACGGCCAGGTCATCGAAGCATGGATGCCTTATGTGGGGGCGAGCATCCTCGTGGTGGCCAACGATGATGTGACGGCAGATCCTTTACGCCAAGAAATCATGCGGCTCGCCATCCCCCATGACGTGACCTTTCTCTGCTGCCGGGTTGCGGAACTGGCCTCTGTCCTCGACGGGCTGCGAAATCAGGCCGCGGATCCCCACATCATGGTGCTCTTCGCCTCTTGTGCGGACGCCCGACTCGCCTACACCAGCGGCTGCCGCATCCACAGCGTCAACATCGGCAACCTTCACGACGGCCCCGGGAAACAGCAACTCTGCGCCCATGTGTGCGTGTCGGAAGAGGATCGCTCATGCCTGATCTTCTTGCACAACCACGGCGTAGAACTCGATTTCCGGTGCGTGCCGGGAAAATCCGTCACGGTGCTTTTATGA
- a CDS encoding PTS sugar transporter subunit IIC has translation MADPHDQRFFFALLNLSRFCIDTSLLHRPIAAALLWGAATADASVIPIGIFFELLWLDLFPAGAYVPPNGLLAFTLAAATLRHIPHPSMFLALAVLLGSAMCAHGAAGIELFSRKRQDSAMMRLADTNRRSRMIFFNPDSIVFRAVAEQWVLGWALFLACALVMGIGLRILGLFSLPPTPVSWPVLLAPAFMGGVLSLRTHRALATAAAGLVMAAAAIQLS, from the coding sequence TTGGCCGACCCTCATGATCAGCGCTTTTTTTTTGCCCTTCTCAATCTCTCGCGCTTTTGTATTGACACTTCGCTCCTGCACCGACCAATAGCCGCAGCCCTGCTCTGGGGCGCAGCCACGGCCGATGCCTCGGTCATCCCCATTGGGATCTTCTTCGAGCTCCTCTGGCTCGATCTCTTCCCTGCCGGCGCGTACGTCCCCCCCAACGGCCTTCTGGCCTTCACCCTCGCCGCAGCCACCCTGCGCCATATTCCGCATCCATCCATGTTCCTCGCCTTGGCCGTCCTTCTTGGATCCGCCATGTGCGCCCACGGAGCGGCAGGAATCGAACTCTTCTCCCGCAAACGCCAAGACAGCGCCATGATGCGTCTTGCCGATACCAACCGCCGCTCCCGGATGATCTTCTTCAACCCCGATTCCATCGTCTTCCGCGCCGTAGCCGAGCAATGGGTCCTCGGCTGGGCACTTTTTCTCGCCTGCGCCCTCGTCATGGGCATCGGGCTGCGAATTCTCGGACTTTTCTCGCTTCCCCCCACGCCGGTATCCTGGCCGGTGCTTCTGGCTCCAGCCTTCATGGGCGGCGTCCTCTCTCTACGCACCCACCGCGCCCTGGCCACCGCAGCCGCGGGTCTCGTGATGGCTGCCGCCGCAATACAATTATCTTAA
- a CDS encoding ABC transporter substrate-binding protein, with product MSLALPPGAQAAKDSLVLAVGGENAEGYDPLLGWGSYGNPLFQSTLLRRDADLNIVPDLAQSWNLAPDRVTWTITIRPNARFSDGSPLTAKDVAFTFSKALEAGGKIDVSPLESATAVNDTTVVLKLKRPDITFIQHLIGLGIVPEKHYGPEYGRNPIGSGPYKLVRWDEGQQMIVEANPYYYGPKPAIGRLVFLFADEDAALAAARAGQVDVLSLPSSLARQQLPGMRLHVVKSVDNRGLMFPTVPDEGKTTPNGVPVGNTVTADVAIRKAVNYAINRKALVDGVLNGFGRPAFGVADDLPWDNPAIRFQDNDQEKAKAILETAGWVDHDGDGIREKNGRKAQFTIVYNAKDSLRQGLALAVADMLKPIGIQAIPHGDNWDRIKTQLTHTNVVVYGFGDHSPLEMYKLYHTPGPEPMYWNAGFYSNPTVDSYLDQAKGSASFEESIPFWQKAQWDGTTGFSTQGDAAWAWMVNLDHTYFINECLDIGKSQMEPHGHGWPITANIHEWKWTCK from the coding sequence ATGTCCCTCGCGCTGCCTCCAGGAGCCCAGGCGGCCAAGGACTCTCTTGTGCTCGCTGTAGGTGGGGAAAATGCCGAAGGGTATGATCCCCTGTTGGGGTGGGGAAGTTATGGTAATCCCCTCTTTCAAAGCACTCTGCTTCGGCGCGATGCCGATCTCAACATCGTTCCAGACTTGGCGCAGTCCTGGAATCTTGCCCCTGACCGTGTGACCTGGACCATCACCATCCGTCCTAACGCACGTTTTTCCGACGGCAGTCCCCTCACGGCCAAGGACGTCGCCTTCACCTTCTCCAAGGCCCTGGAGGCAGGGGGAAAAATCGACGTCAGTCCGTTGGAGTCTGCCACGGCCGTCAATGACACCACTGTCGTCCTCAAACTCAAACGCCCAGACATTACCTTTATCCAACATCTCATTGGCCTGGGCATCGTCCCGGAAAAACATTACGGCCCAGAATATGGGAGAAACCCGATTGGCTCTGGGCCATACAAATTGGTGCGCTGGGATGAAGGGCAGCAGATGATCGTGGAGGCCAACCCGTACTACTACGGCCCCAAGCCCGCCATTGGCCGCTTGGTGTTCCTCTTTGCCGATGAAGACGCCGCCCTTGCCGCTGCCCGAGCTGGCCAAGTGGATGTGCTGAGTCTGCCTTCGAGCTTGGCGCGGCAACAGCTGCCCGGCATGCGTCTGCACGTGGTCAAAAGCGTAGACAACCGTGGCCTCATGTTTCCCACGGTACCCGACGAAGGCAAAACCACCCCCAACGGGGTGCCGGTGGGCAATACCGTCACTGCGGACGTGGCCATCCGCAAGGCCGTCAACTACGCCATCAACCGCAAGGCATTGGTGGACGGCGTGCTCAACGGCTTTGGCCGCCCCGCCTTTGGCGTCGCCGACGACCTGCCCTGGGACAACCCCGCCATCCGCTTCCAGGACAATGACCAGGAGAAAGCCAAGGCCATCCTGGAGACAGCAGGTTGGGTGGATCATGACGGCGATGGCATTCGCGAAAAAAATGGCCGCAAAGCGCAATTCACCATTGTCTACAATGCCAAAGATTCTCTACGCCAGGGTCTTGCCCTTGCAGTGGCGGATATGCTCAAACCTATTGGGATTCAGGCCATTCCCCATGGAGATAATTGGGATCGCATCAAGACCCAGCTCACCCATACCAATGTGGTAGTGTACGGATTTGGAGATCACAGCCCACTAGAAATGTACAAGCTCTACCATACTCCAGGACCAGAGCCAATGTACTGGAATGCAGGATTTTATTCCAATCCTACTGTAGATAGTTATCTCGATCAGGCAAAAGGATCAGCTTCTTTTGAAGAATCCATCCCATTTTGGCAGAAAGCGCAGTGGGATGGAACCACTGGATTTTCCACACAAGGAGATGCTGCCTGGGCATGGATGGTCAATTTGGACCATACCTATTTTATCAATGAATGTCTGGATATTGGAAAATCTCAAATGGAGCCCCATGGCCATGGATGGCCGATCACAGCGAATATTCATGAATGGAAATGGACATGCAAGTAG
- a CDS encoding ABC transporter permease has protein sequence MDFTISLLYFVVRKIIRLLLLIGAVAILSYTLMCFSPVDPIDAYLGPAIMRISPHQREVIAQRWGLHQPPLERLTRWVHNVAQGDLGISTIYNEPVRAVIGKRFATSSWLIAIAWTCSGVLGFSLGIVAGVHRDSLLDYSIRLYAYIVASAPTFWIGMLMLTFFSIYLGWAPICCAWPVGSTPEEATLLQRLHHLMLPAATLTLVGIAPIALHTREKTVEAMHSDYALFARALGEREWGIAIHHALRNLALPAITLQFASMGELFGGAILAEQVFAYPGLGKATVEAGYRGDIPLLLGIALYTTIFVFIGNTLADLIYLLIDPRMRQRRGWL, from the coding sequence ATGGATTTCACCATTTCTCTACTATACTTCGTAGTACGAAAGATCATTCGCCTATTACTTTTGATCGGTGCAGTGGCGATACTTTCGTATACTCTGATGTGTTTTTCTCCGGTAGATCCTATTGACGCCTACCTCGGGCCAGCCATCATGCGGATATCCCCACACCAGCGCGAGGTGATCGCCCAACGCTGGGGGCTTCATCAGCCACCGCTGGAGCGCCTGACCCGTTGGGTCCACAACGTCGCCCAAGGGGATCTCGGGATTTCGACTATCTATAACGAACCGGTGCGCGCAGTCATTGGCAAACGCTTCGCCACGTCGTCGTGGCTCATAGCCATTGCCTGGACCTGCTCGGGGGTGCTTGGTTTTAGCCTGGGCATCGTGGCTGGAGTGCACCGAGATTCTCTATTGGATTACAGCATCCGACTCTACGCCTATATCGTCGCATCTGCCCCGACCTTCTGGATAGGGATGCTCATGCTCACGTTTTTTTCCATATATCTCGGTTGGGCGCCCATTTGCTGCGCCTGGCCCGTAGGAAGCACACCGGAAGAAGCGACGTTGCTTCAACGCCTCCATCATCTCATGCTCCCAGCCGCTACCCTGACTCTCGTGGGCATTGCCCCCATCGCCCTCCATACCCGAGAAAAAACCGTGGAAGCCATGCACAGTGACTACGCCCTCTTTGCCCGCGCCTTGGGAGAGCGCGAATGGGGAATTGCCATCCATCATGCCCTCCGTAACCTTGCACTTCCTGCCATTACCCTCCAATTTGCCTCCATGGGGGAACTCTTTGGAGGCGCCATTTTGGCCGAACAGGTATTTGCCTACCCTGGGCTTGGTAAAGCTACCGTAGAAGCCGGCTATCGGGGCGATATCCCGCTCCTTCTCGGCATCGCCCTATACACAACGATCTTCGTGTTTATCGGCAATACCCTGGCAGACCTAATCTATCTCCTCATAGACCCCCGCATGCGCCAGCGCCGAGGTTGGTTATGA
- a CDS encoding ABC transporter permease, translated as MKIFANPHTRLGLAIGASLLFFAAVLLLAWAMGERGEITRLEIRNSAPSIAYPFGTDWLGRDVLARTLQGLRTSLGIGLSAALASALLALVLGVSAATLGRTGDTVITWLVDVTIATPHMVLLILIAFACGGGAKGVIIAVAATHWPALTRVIRAEVLQVRTAHFVRLSSKFGKSTFFIATRHILPHVLPQFLVGLVLLFPHAILHAAALTFLGFGMSPHTPAIGALLAESMRYLSLGLWWLAVAPGAILMATVMMFDLLGNSLREILNPRISQG; from the coding sequence ATGAAAATTTTCGCAAATCCCCACACCCGTCTCGGACTTGCCATTGGGGCAAGCCTGCTCTTTTTTGCGGCAGTGCTTCTGTTGGCTTGGGCCATGGGGGAGCGGGGAGAAATCACTCGGTTAGAAATACGCAACAGCGCTCCAAGCATTGCGTATCCTTTTGGGACCGATTGGCTCGGCAGGGACGTGCTGGCCCGGACGCTTCAAGGGCTGCGCACAAGCCTCGGAATTGGGCTTTCCGCAGCCCTCGCTTCTGCCCTGCTCGCCTTGGTACTGGGGGTCTCGGCCGCGACTCTGGGGCGCACGGGAGACACCGTGATCACCTGGCTGGTCGATGTGACCATCGCCACGCCGCACATGGTACTGCTCATCTTGATTGCCTTTGCCTGCGGAGGCGGAGCCAAAGGGGTCATCATTGCGGTGGCCGCCACCCATTGGCCCGCATTGACTCGCGTCATCCGTGCCGAAGTGCTCCAAGTACGCACGGCCCACTTTGTCCGCCTCTCTTCCAAATTCGGCAAAAGCACCTTTTTCATTGCTACCCGCCACATCCTTCCCCATGTGCTCCCGCAATTTCTCGTAGGCCTCGTGCTCCTCTTCCCCCATGCCATCCTCCATGCAGCAGCACTCACCTTTCTCGGTTTTGGCATGTCCCCGCACACCCCTGCCATCGGCGCACTCCTGGCGGAATCCATGCGCTATCTCTCCTTGGGCCTCTGGTGGCTCGCCGTCGCCCCAGGAGCGATACTGATGGCGACCGTGATGATGTTCGACCTCTTGGGCAATAGCCTTCGAGAAATCCTCAACCCACGCATTTCCCAAGGATAA
- a CDS encoding ABC transporter ATP-binding protein, with protein MLQVHHLAVRFRSPRDPEKSICAVRSLDLRIEAGELVAVIGQSGAGKSLLAHAILGLLPSNATLSGTILFHGRNLTPDEIRRLRGRHMTLIPQSVSALNPLRRVGDQLARAARRDGHPSPRHAVFDALERFSLAPTVAKRFPFQLSGGMARRVLTALATMGGAELILADEPTNGLDPETAQESLAILRQLADQNRAVMVITHDIEAVLPVADRIVVFCAGMTLEDGPAAVFATGAPHHPYSQALLAALPSRDFRAASTLSTDPTGCFLTDSCPHAFDSCHHEIPPMRPMGAGWVRCWRHA; from the coding sequence ATGCTCCAGGTACACCACCTGGCGGTTCGATTCCGCTCGCCCCGGGATCCCGAGAAATCCATCTGCGCCGTCCGCTCGCTAGATCTTCGGATCGAAGCAGGCGAACTCGTGGCCGTCATCGGCCAATCCGGGGCTGGCAAAAGCCTCCTCGCCCATGCCATACTCGGGCTCTTGCCCAGCAATGCTACCCTCTCAGGGACCATCCTCTTTCATGGTCGCAACCTTACACCTGATGAAATTCGCCGCCTCCGCGGCCGCCACATGACCCTCATTCCCCAATCGGTAAGCGCCCTCAATCCGCTGCGACGGGTAGGCGACCAATTGGCCCGAGCAGCACGCCGAGACGGACACCCCTCTCCTCGGCATGCCGTCTTCGATGCCCTTGAGCGATTCTCGTTGGCTCCCACGGTAGCCAAGCGGTTTCCCTTTCAGCTTTCGGGCGGAATGGCCCGGCGAGTACTCACCGCACTTGCCACCATGGGCGGCGCGGAGCTCATTTTGGCCGACGAGCCGACCAACGGCCTTGACCCGGAAACCGCGCAAGAAAGCCTCGCCATCCTGCGCCAACTGGCGGACCAGAACAGAGCCGTCATGGTCATCACCCACGACATCGAGGCCGTCCTCCCAGTGGCAGACCGCATCGTGGTCTTTTGCGCAGGCATGACCCTCGAAGACGGCCCTGCCGCCGTGTTTGCAACCGGCGCCCCGCACCATCCCTACTCGCAAGCACTCCTCGCCGCCCTGCCTTCCCGAGATTTTCGGGCCGCAAGCACCCTTTCTACCGACCCAACAGGGTGCTTTTTGACGGATTCCTGCCCCCATGCCTTCGACTCCTGTCATCACGAAATCCCTCCCATGCGGCCCATGGGGGCTGGATGGGTCCGGTGCTGGCGCCATGCTTAA
- a CDS encoding ATP-binding cassette domain-containing protein, with protein sequence MLKGINLGFHYPNGPWLFRGYDLKIHPGEIVGLAGPSGQGKSTLGMVLSGFLCPTEGTISVDSAPLPQRGPTPVQLLFQHPELAVNPRWTIKAILHEAFSPPSQLLERLAISRHWLSRYPHELSGGELQRVCLARALYPQVRYLICDEMTSMLDPLTQAHIWEKLLEITRERNLGLLVISHESALLGRLCHRMLPALGEPK encoded by the coding sequence ATGCTTAAAGGCATCAACCTCGGTTTCCACTACCCCAACGGTCCATGGCTCTTTCGTGGATACGACCTGAAGATCCATCCAGGAGAAATCGTTGGTCTTGCCGGACCCAGCGGCCAAGGCAAATCGACCTTGGGTATGGTGCTCTCTGGATTCCTCTGCCCTACGGAAGGGACCATCTCAGTGGACAGCGCTCCACTGCCTCAGCGCGGCCCCACTCCAGTCCAGCTCCTCTTCCAGCACCCCGAACTGGCGGTGAACCCCCGTTGGACCATCAAAGCCATCCTTCATGAAGCGTTCTCCCCTCCATCCCAACTCCTTGAGCGTCTCGCTATTTCCAGACATTGGCTCAGTCGCTACCCCCACGAACTCTCGGGCGGAGAACTCCAACGGGTATGCCTGGCGCGGGCCTTGTATCCACAGGTCCGCTATCTGATCTGTGACGAGATGACCTCCATGCTCGACCCGCTCACCCAAGCCCACATTTGGGAAAAACTCTTGGAAATCACTCGGGAAAGAAATCTTGGACTTCTAGTCATCAGCCACGAGAGCGCCCTGCTTGGCCGCTTGTGCCATCGTATGCTGCCCGCCCTTGGAGAGCCCAAGTAA
- a CDS encoding manganese-dependent inorganic pyrophosphatase, translated as MSVFVFGHKSPDSDTVCSAIALADLKTKLGVPCTPAALGELNPETKFILQKFGVPAPAVKTTYAGEKVFLVDTSDLAQLPDDIKQAEILGIVDHHKLGDVTTPNPLECWIWPVGCTATVIKSMYDFYGVEIPKSIAGIMLCAILSDTVIFKSATCTDKDKKAAEELAKIAGESDLSALGMAMFKVKSAVEGTPARDLVMRDYKDFNMSGKMVGIGQLEVVDLSILDGVKADLEADIKKLKEEKGNHSVFLLLTDIMKEGSEMLIVSDDESVVEKAFGVKPQNGRAWLPGVMSRKKQVVPNFEKAFSA; from the coding sequence ATGTCCGTGTTCGTATTCGGTCACAAGAGCCCTGATTCCGATACCGTCTGCAGCGCCATCGCCCTGGCCGATCTCAAGACCAAGCTGGGCGTTCCCTGCACCCCGGCTGCCCTGGGCGAACTGAATCCCGAGACCAAATTCATCCTGCAAAAGTTCGGCGTTCCGGCCCCGGCGGTCAAGACCACCTACGCCGGCGAGAAGGTCTTCCTGGTGGATACTTCGGATCTGGCGCAGTTGCCGGATGACATCAAGCAGGCCGAAATCCTAGGCATCGTGGACCATCACAAGCTGGGTGACGTCACCACCCCCAATCCCTTGGAGTGCTGGATCTGGCCCGTGGGCTGCACTGCCACGGTGATCAAGTCCATGTACGACTTCTACGGTGTGGAGATCCCCAAATCCATCGCCGGCATCATGCTCTGCGCCATCCTGAGCGACACCGTCATCTTCAAGTCCGCCACCTGCACCGACAAGGACAAAAAGGCCGCAGAAGAACTGGCCAAGATCGCTGGTGAGAGCGACCTTAGCGCCCTGGGCATGGCCATGTTCAAGGTCAAGTCCGCAGTGGAAGGCACCCCGGCCCGCGACCTGGTCATGCGCGACTACAAAGACTTCAACATGAGCGGCAAGATGGTCGGTATCGGCCAGTTGGAAGTGGTGGACCTCTCCATCCTGGACGGCGTCAAGGCCGACCTGGAAGCGGACATCAAGAAGCTCAAAGAGGAAAAAGGCAACCACTCTGTGTTCTTGCTCCTGACGGACATCATGAAGGAAGGCTCGGAGATGCTCATCGTCTCCGACGACGAGTCCGTGGTGGAAAAGGCCTTTGGCGTGAAGCCGCAAAACGGCCGCGCCTGGCTGCCTGGGGTCATGTCCCGCAAAAAACAGGTGGTCCCCAACTTCGAGAAGGCCTTCAGCGCCTAA